In Chitinivorax sp. B, the genomic stretch ATCGTTTCCAGGGCTTTTTGTGGAATTGGGTGGATCATATGAGTTCGCAATGGCGGGTGTCAGAGATCCATCCGGACGACATTCGTACTTGGCGTTATGAGACCAGTGAAGCTTATGCCAATGCTTATCCCGAGCTGGTCGCCCCAGGCGGTTTGCAATGTTGGGATGGCGGTAACTACGTCGTCGAAGCGATCGCGATGGATCATCGTGCGCCGACCATGGCCTATGTGGTGCGTGAAAAGCCGCGTTACAACGTGGACACCACCAAAATGGCTGCATTGGGCCTGCCTTCCGGGGTGTGGCTGAAAACCCTCAAGGATATGACCCAGACTGGCGAGGTGATGATTGCAGGCCAGTCGCATTCACTGGATGTATTGCGACAGGATTTACTGCAGACCGTGCCGGGTGACGCGATTGCTTATCTGACAGACTTCCTGTTGGATGACGCAGCGATTGATCGGTTGGTACCGTTTTTGAAAGACTGCAAATGGGTGGTGTGTGAAAGTCAGTATCGGCATATTGATGCAGAGCTGGCGAAGCGCAATTTCCACATGACGACCACGTGGTCAGCCAAATTGGCGGCAAAAGCGGATATCGGTGAACTGGTGCTGTTCCACTTGTCCAATCGGTACCCCAAGAACGAATGGCCAGAAATGTTGGCGGAAGCCCAGGCGATTTTCCCGAGAACCCGTTTTCCAGAAAATTGGCAGATTGAGTAAGAACCTGTTCAAGGCCTGTGATGAGTGCGCACTAGCGATGTGAAGCGTAGCGCAGAAACTGTAGTGTATGTGTGATACATGAGAATGTTGAGCAGTACATGCGCCCCGATCATGGTCACGCAGTAAGACATTGAACAGATGCTAAGAAAAAGGCCGCAGGGCAGGGGTGGCCTGCCACTGCGGCCTGATGTCGCCAGATCAGTGTGCCTCTTCCCAGCTTTGACCTACGCCAGCTTCTGCCACCAGCGGTACTTTCAGGTCGGCTACACCAGCCATCAGTTCCGGTAACCGCTGTTTGACTAGTTCCAGTTCCTGATCTGGCACTTCCAACACCAGTTCATCGTGTACCTGCATGATGATACGGGTAGCCAGCTTGTCAGCCTCAATCCAATCCTGCACCGCAATCATCGCCAACTTGATCAGATCTGCTGCAGTGCCCTGCATGGGTGCATTGATTGCGGCCCGTTCTGCCCCTTGGCGGCGCATGGCTTGGGATGCATAGATGTCCGGTAGCCACAGGCGGCGTCCGAACACGGTTTCCACATAGCCTTGCTGCTTGGCAGTTTCACGGGTGCGATCCATGTAGGCTTTCACGCCTGGATAGCGGGCAAAGTAACGGTCGATATACATCTGCGCCGCGCTGCGTTCGATTTCCAGTTGCGCAGCCAAGCCAAAGGCCGACATGCCATAAATCAGGCCAAAGTTGATGGCCTTGGCGTAACGGCGTTGTTCGCTGGTGACTTCCTGCAGACTAAGGCCGAATACTTCCGCCGCTGTGGCACGGTGAATATCCTCGCCATGGGCAAAGGCAGCCAGCAGATTTTCGTCACCAGACAGGTGTGCCATGATGCGCAATTCAATCTGCGAATAGTCAGCCGAAATCAGGTGATGACCGGGTGAAGCCACGAATGCTTCGCGAACCCGACGGCCTTCAGCCGTACGCACCGGAATGTTCTGCAGATTGGGGTCGTTACTGGCCAGTCGACCTGTCACGGCCACCGCCTGGGCATAGTTGGTATGCACACGGCCAGTCTGCTGATTGATCATCAACGGTAGCTTGTCAGTGTAAGTTGATTTCAGCTTGGACAAGCTCCGGTGTTGCAGAATCAACTTGGGCAGCGGGTAATCTTCTGCCAGCTTCTCCAACACGTCTTCATCGGTAGAGGGCGCGCCTTTAGGGGTTTTCTTGACCACAGGCAATTGCAGACGCTCGAACAGAATCTCACCAATCTGTTTGGGCGAGCCCAGATTGAATGGCTGGCCTGCTGCCTCGTGCGCTTTGGCTTCCAGGTTTAAAATGGCTTGACCCAGTTCGTGGCTTTGTTGTGCCAGCTTTTTGTTGTCAATCAACACCCCGTTGCGCTCAATCTTGAACAGCACTTCACGCACTGGCATCTCGATTTTTTCGTAGATGAAGCGAATCTTGTCGTCCAACTGTGGGTACAGCGCCTGATGCAATTGCAGGGTGATATCAGCATCTTCCGCGCTGTAACGGGTGGCCGTGTCGAGATCGACTTCGTCGAAGCCAATCTGTTTTGCGCCTTTCCCACATACCTCTTCATAGGTGATGGTTTTCACGCCCAGATGGCGCATGGCCAAGTCATCCATATTGTGCGTCTTATGGCTTTCCAGCACATAGGACTGCAGCAGCGTGTCATGCTCGATACCACGTAGGGTGATGCCGTGATTGGCCAACACATGCTGATCATATTTCAGGTTCTGCCCGAGCTTTTTCTTCTCCGGGTTTTCCAGCCAGGACTTCATTTTGGCCAGAACCAGCTCGCAAGAGAGTTGTTGTGCCACACCCGGCGCGCGATGAGCGACCGGGATGTAAGCTCCTTCGTTCGGGCTGATGGATAGGCTGATGCCTACCACTTTGGCCAGCATCGGCTCCAGACTGGTAGTTTCCGTATCGATGCAGGTCAGGGTAGCTGTTTCCAGCTTGGCCAACCAAGCATCCAATTGGGCTTCGGTCAGCACGGTGTCGTAATGCCGTTCTGCCGGTGCATCAAATGCAAAGTCGGTTTGTTCCGGTACAGTGCTGCTGGGCGTTGGAGCGGGGGCAGTGGTGTTAGTCGCGGTTGCTTTCAGTTCACGTAACCAGGTCTTGAATTCGTAACGGGTGAACAGATCCAGCAAGACTGCATTGTCCCGTTCACGCCAGGCTAAATCCTCAGGGCCCATTGGTAATTCAACATCGCACTTGATGGTGACCAGTTTGCGGCCCATTGGTAGCCAGTCCAAAGTATCGCGCAGGTTCTGACCGACAACGCCGCCAATCTTGTCAGCATGGGTGATGATGTTGTCGAGCGAACCATATTCTGCCAGCCACTTGACGGCAGTCTTTGGGCCCACTTTGGGCACGCCCGGTACGTTATCGACTGTATCGCCAATCAGGGTCAGATAATCGACAATCCGTTCCGGTGTGACGCCGAATTTGTTGTTCACACCCTCAACGTCCAGCGTCTCTTCCGTCATGGTGTTGACCAGGGTG encodes the following:
- a CDS encoding MBL fold metallo-hydrolase produces the protein MPETDNALLVYVDSGQGMDRLLFDCGDRCLEGLSYGEIQAIDQLFFSHLHMDHVSGFDNFFRCVFNRTNKSNRIWGPPGAAAVLQHRFQGFLWNWVDHMSSQWRVSEIHPDDIRTWRYETSEAYANAYPELVAPGGLQCWDGGNYVVEAIAMDHRAPTMAYVVREKPRYNVDTTKMAALGLPSGVWLKTLKDMTQTGEVMIAGQSHSLDVLRQDLLQTVPGDAIAYLTDFLLDDAAIDRLVPFLKDCKWVVCESQYRHIDAELAKRNFHMTTTWSAKLAAKADIGELVLFHLSNRYPKNEWPEMLAEAQAIFPRTRFPENWQIE
- the polA gene encoding DNA polymerase I; translated protein: MKTLLLIDGSSYLYRAFHAIQNLRNSAGEPTNALYGVVNMLRKLQREVQADYSACVFDAKGKTFRDDWYPEYKANRPPMPDDLRSQIEPVHAAVKALGFNLLMIDGVEADDVIGTLSEQAWKNGIKTIVSTGDKDMAQLVNEHVTLVNTMTEETLDVEGVNNKFGVTPERIVDYLTLIGDTVDNVPGVPKVGPKTAVKWLAEYGSLDNIITHADKIGGVVGQNLRDTLDWLPMGRKLVTIKCDVELPMGPEDLAWRERDNAVLLDLFTRYEFKTWLRELKATATNTTAPAPTPSSTVPEQTDFAFDAPAERHYDTVLTEAQLDAWLAKLETATLTCIDTETTSLEPMLAKVVGISLSISPNEGAYIPVAHRAPGVAQQLSCELVLAKMKSWLENPEKKKLGQNLKYDQHVLANHGITLRGIEHDTLLQSYVLESHKTHNMDDLAMRHLGVKTITYEEVCGKGAKQIGFDEVDLDTATRYSAEDADITLQLHQALYPQLDDKIRFIYEKIEMPVREVLFKIERNGVLIDNKKLAQQSHELGQAILNLEAKAHEAAGQPFNLGSPKQIGEILFERLQLPVVKKTPKGAPSTDEDVLEKLAEDYPLPKLILQHRSLSKLKSTYTDKLPLMINQQTGRVHTNYAQAVAVTGRLASNDPNLQNIPVRTAEGRRVREAFVASPGHHLISADYSQIELRIMAHLSGDENLLAAFAHGEDIHRATAAEVFGLSLQEVTSEQRRYAKAINFGLIYGMSAFGLAAQLEIERSAAQMYIDRYFARYPGVKAYMDRTRETAKQQGYVETVFGRRLWLPDIYASQAMRRQGAERAAINAPMQGTAADLIKLAMIAVQDWIEADKLATRIIMQVHDELVLEVPDQELELVKQRLPELMAGVADLKVPLVAEAGVGQSWEEAH